The DNA segment ACATCGATGTCCGATGCGCGCTGCGCCATGCCTTCCTCGAGGATCTTCGCGCCTTCGTTGACCATCGTGTAGAGGGTGCGCTCGACGATCTCCTCATCGTCGATCTGGCGGCGGGTCACGCCCTGCTTTGCGGCAAAATCCTCAATGATCTGCTGGACCACCGGCGACGGGCTCGGCCGACGCTTGTCATCATAATCGTAAAAACCGGCGCCCTTCTTTTGGCCCCAGCGGTCGATGGCGCAAAGCGCATCTCGGACATTCTCGATCCGGCTCGGATCGCGGTGCCAGCCGATGTCGACCCCGGCAAGGTCAGCCATCTGAAACGGCCCCATCGGCATTCCGAATTCGACATGGACCCGGTCAACCTGTTCGGGGGTGGCGCCTTCCAGCAGTAACTTGGTTGCCTCGATCTGGCGGGGCATCAGCATGCGGTTGCCGATGAAGCCGTGGCAAACCCCGGCGACCACCGCCACCTTGCGGATCTTCTTGGCCAGCTGCATCGCGGTGATGAGGACATCTGGCGCAGTCCTGGCGCCGCGCACCACTTCCAGCAGCTTCATGATGTTGGCAGGCGAGAAGAAATGGAGCCCGACAACGTCCTCCGGACGCGAGGTGATCGCCGCGATCTCGTCGATGTTGAGGTAGCTTGTGTTCGACGCCAAGATCGCGCCGGGCTTCATCACCTCGTCGAGCCGCGTGAAGATGTCCTTCTTGACGTCCATCTGCTCGAACACCGCCTCGATGATGAGGTCGCAGTCGGCGAGGTCGGCGAAGTCGAGCGTCGGGGTCAGCAGACCCATCGCTCGCTCGACCTGTTCGCCGGTCATTCGGCCCTTCGACGCCGTCGCTTCATAATTTTTGCGCATCACCCCGGTGCCCCGGTCGAGCGCTTCCTGGTTCATTTCGAAAATGGTCACCGGGATTCCGGCCGACAGGAAGTTCATCGAAATCCCGCCGCCCATCGTGCCGGCGCCGATGACCCCGACCTTCTTCACCGGCCGCGGCTTGGTGTCGTCGGGGATATTATCGATCTTTGCCGCCTTGCGCTCGGCAAAGAAGAAATATTGCTGGGCCCGCGACTGGGTGCCGGACATCAGCCCCATGAACAGATTGCGCTCGTCGATGACGCCTTCGGCATAGGGTTTGGCGACCGCCGCCTCGATCGCCTTAATATTGGCTTCGGGCGCCTCGAAACCGCGGAACTTGCGGGCATTGGCCTTGCGGAATTCATCGAAGATCGCCGGATTAGCCCGGGCCTCGGCCAACTTCTCGTCGCGCTCGCTCGACCTGGGGAGCGGCCGGATGTTCTTCACCTCTTCAGCATAGGCGACCGCATGCTGGACCAGCTCGCCGTCGACCAGCCGGTCGATCAGCCCGACAGCGCAGGCATCTTTGGCACTGACCATTGCGCCCGACGTGCACATCTCCAGCGCCTTCTGGACGCCGGCAACGCGCGGCAGGCGCTGCGTCCCGCCCGCGCCGGGGAGAAGGCCCAGCTTGACTTCAGGAACGCCCAGCCTGGCATCGCGAACCGCAACCCGATAGTGACAGCCGAGCGCCACCTCCAGTCCGCCGCCGAGCGCGGTGCCGTGGATCGCGGCAACCACCGGCTTCGAACAATTTTCGATCGTGTCGACCACTGTCGGCAGCCAGGGCATGACCGGGGGCTTGCCGAATTCGGTGATGTCGGCGCCGGCGAAGAAGGTCTGGCCTTCGCAGCGGATGACCACTGCCTTGACGCTGTCGTCGCCCTCGGCCTCCTCGATTGCCGCGACCAGCCCCCGCCGCACGGCGGCGCCGAGCGCATTGACCGGCGGGTTGTTCGAAGTGACGATCAACACGTCGCCGTGGCGACTGGTCGAAATCGGGCTGATGGTTGGCGTATCGATGACGTCGGTCATGTCGTGGTCCGTCCGTAGCTTTGGTGATTGAAAGGGTGTGAGGCCGACAGGCCGCCATCGATGACGATGGCCTGGCCGTTGATATAGCTTGCCTCGTCGGAGGCGAGGAACAGCGCTGTCTGGGCGATTTCGGCCGGTTCACCGCCGCGCTTGAGCGGGTTCAGCTTGCCGATCTCGCTTTCCTGGCCGCGAGATCGCGCGCGTTCGTAGATGAATTCGGTCATTCCGGTTTCGATGAGGCCGGGGCAGATCGCATTGACCCGGATATTGGCGCCGGCCAGTTGGGTCGAGGCGACCTTCACCAGGTTAATGACCCCCGCCTTCGACGCAGAATAGGCCGGGCCTCCGGCGCCCGAGCGCAGCCCGGCAACCGACGCCGTGGCAACGATCGCCCCTGCCCCCCGCGCCTTCATCGCCGGGGCGGCATATTTCACGGCCAGGAACGGGCCGATGAGGTTGACCCGGAGGATTTCCGCCCAATCGGCCGCGTCCTGGTCGAAAATGCCGTCGAACCCTCCGCTGATCCCGGCATTGGCGAAAAAGATGTCGAGCCCGCCATGGTCGCGGACCGTATGTTCGACGAGCGCCTCGACCTGCTCCTCATCGCCTGCGTCGCATTCGAAGTCACTCCCGTGGAGGTCGGCGCCGATCACCGTCGCGCCTTCCTTGCGGAACAAGTCGACGCTGGCCTTGCCGATGCCCGAGCCCGAGCCCGTGACGATCGCCACCTTGCCGGTCAGCCGGCCGGTCACAGCCCTACCCCGATGGTAGAGCCGCCATCGACGATCATCGTCTGGCCGGTCATGAAGGTCGAGGCGGGCGAGGCGAGATAGACCGCTGCCCCGGCAATTTCATGCGGTTCGCCGATCCGCCGCAACGGCGTGCCGCGCGTGACCGACTTCAGCGTGTCGGGATTTTCCCACAAGGCACGGGCGAAATCGGTCTTCACCAGTCCCGGCGCGATGCAGTTCACCCGCACGCCCCTCGGCCCGAATTCGGCCGCGAGGTTGCGCGCCAGCTGGAAATCCGCCGCCTTGGAGATGTTGTAGGCCCCGATCATCGTCGAACTGGTCAGTCCGCCGATCGAACTGACGATGATGATCGATCCTTCGCCCCGTTCGAGCATTTCCGGCGCGACCATCGCGATCAGCCAGTGGTTGGCGATAACATTATTGTCGAGGATCTTGCGGAACTGGTCGTCGCTGATTCCCGCCATCGGGCCGTAATAGGGGTTGGACGCGGCGTTGCAGACCAGCACGTCGACCCGGCCGAAGGCGCGGCGGGTTTCATCGACTAGGTTCTGAAGCGCGTCCTTGCTGGATATATTGGCGGCGACCGCGATCGCCCGCCCTTCGCCATGCTGGGCATTGATCGCCTGGGCAACCTCGTCGCAGCTGTCCTGGTTGCGGCTGGAAATCACCACGCGGCAGCCATGTTCGGCGAGCGCCGCGGCGATGGCGAGGCCGATGCCGCGCGATGAGCCGGTGACAATCGCGACCTTGCCGGTCAGGTCGAACAGCCGGGGAACGCTCATGCCAGCGTCTCCGCATGTTTGGCGA comes from the Sphingomonas xanthus genome and includes:
- a CDS encoding 3-hydroxyacyl-CoA dehydrogenase NAD-binding domain-containing protein, with the protein product MTDVIDTPTISPISTSRHGDVLIVTSNNPPVNALGAAVRRGLVAAIEEAEGDDSVKAVVIRCEGQTFFAGADITEFGKPPVMPWLPTVVDTIENCSKPVVAAIHGTALGGGLEVALGCHYRVAVRDARLGVPEVKLGLLPGAGGTQRLPRVAGVQKALEMCTSGAMVSAKDACAVGLIDRLVDGELVQHAVAYAEEVKNIRPLPRSSERDEKLAEARANPAIFDEFRKANARKFRGFEAPEANIKAIEAAVAKPYAEGVIDERNLFMGLMSGTQSRAQQYFFFAERKAAKIDNIPDDTKPRPVKKVGVIGAGTMGGGISMNFLSAGIPVTIFEMNQEALDRGTGVMRKNYEATASKGRMTGEQVERAMGLLTPTLDFADLADCDLIIEAVFEQMDVKKDIFTRLDEVMKPGAILASNTSYLNIDEIAAITSRPEDVVGLHFFSPANIMKLLEVVRGARTAPDVLITAMQLAKKIRKVAVVAGVCHGFIGNRMLMPRQIEATKLLLEGATPEQVDRVHVEFGMPMGPFQMADLAGVDIGWHRDPSRIENVRDALCAIDRWGQKKGAGFYDYDDKRRPSPSPVVQQIIEDFAAKQGVTRRQIDDEEIVERTLYTMVNEGAKILEEGMAQRASDIDVVWVYGYGWPVYRGGPMFWADSQGLPKIVEGLKRQEQRMGSDFSFSRLLLDKAEKGEKFTR
- a CDS encoding SDR family NAD(P)-dependent oxidoreductase, which gives rise to MTGRLTGKVAIVTGSGSGIGKASVDLFRKEGATVIGADLHGSDFECDAGDEEQVEALVEHTVRDHGGLDIFFANAGISGGFDGIFDQDAADWAEILRVNLIGPFLAVKYAAPAMKARGAGAIVATASVAGLRSGAGGPAYSASKAGVINLVKVASTQLAGANIRVNAICPGLIETGMTEFIYERARSRGQESEIGKLNPLKRGGEPAEIAQTALFLASDEASYINGQAIVIDGGLSASHPFNHQSYGRTTT
- a CDS encoding SDR family oxidoreductase produces the protein MSVPRLFDLTGKVAIVTGSSRGIGLAIAAALAEHGCRVVISSRNQDSCDEVAQAINAQHGEGRAIAVAANISSKDALQNLVDETRRAFGRVDVLVCNAASNPYYGPMAGISDDQFRKILDNNVIANHWLIAMVAPEMLERGEGSIIIVSSIGGLTSSTMIGAYNISKAADFQLARNLAAEFGPRGVRVNCIAPGLVKTDFARALWENPDTLKSVTRGTPLRRIGEPHEIAGAAVYLASPASTFMTGQTMIVDGGSTIGVGL